In Magnolia sinica isolate HGM2019 chromosome 12, MsV1, whole genome shotgun sequence, a single genomic region encodes these proteins:
- the LOC131220764 gene encoding DNA-damage-repair/toleration protein DRT111, chloroplastic, with protein MLGGLYGDLPPPSSAPPADEERSTNSAVWSSSTKMAPPTLRKPSSVFAPPQSVLKSQQSQNKPKTTVPPQTKVLSSALPSTLHDDGVRSPSFQPALVGVTSTVVEEYDPARPNDYEEYRRERKRRAVEAEMKRELERRRQEEEEREREREQREREVAEREKERDHSESRSSALNISGEEAWKRRAAMSGNLGGAAPRSPSPPPLGDGFTIGKSGSVGLGVGAGGQMTAAQRMMAKMGWKEGQGLGKQEQGITTPLMAKKTDRRAGVIVNASESRSEKKPKSVNLNGPPTRVLLLRNMVGPGEVDDELEDEVASECAKYGTVTRVLIFEITEPDFPVDEAVRIFVQFERSEETTKALIDLDGRFFGGRVVRASFYDEERFGRNELAPGPGEIPGYT; from the exons aTGCTAGGCGGGCTGTATGGTGACCTCCCACCGCCTTCATCTGCACCACCTGCTGATGAAGAGAGAAGCACCAATTCTGCGGTGTGGTCAAGTAGCACAAAAATGGCACCGCCCACACTTCGTAAGCCATCATCTGTCTTCGCTCCACCACAGTCAGTTTTGAAAAGCCAACAGTCGCAAAACAAACCCAAGACCACAGTTCCACCGCAGACAAAAGTGCTAAGTTCTGCTCTGCCGTCAACGTTGCACGATGATGGGGTGCGAAGCCCATCGTTCCAACCTGCACTCGTTGGAGTCACGTCAACTGTGGTTGAGGAGTACGACCCTGCGAGGCCTAACGACTATGAAGAGTACAGGAGGGAGAGGAAGAGGCGGGCAGTGGAGGCTGAGATGAAGAGAGAGCTTGAGAGGCGGCGACaagaagaggaggagagagagagggaacggGAACAGAGGGAACGAGAGGTGGCAGAGAGGGAAAAGGAGCGGGATCACAGTGAGTCAAGGTCATCAGCCCTGAATATTTCCGGTGAAGAAGCATGGAAACGGCGGGCTGCAATGAGTGGGAATTTGGGAGGAGCAGCACCAAGGTCACCATCTCCACCACCTCTTGGAGATGGCTTTACTATTGGGAAGTCGGGTTCAGTTGGGCTTGGTGTTGGTGCAGGTGGTCAGATGACCGCCGCACAGCGAATGATGGCAAAGATGGGTTGGAAGGAAGGGCAGGGGCTTGGGAAGCAGGagcaggggataactactcctttGATGGCAAAGAAGACAGATAGACGGGCTGGAGTGATTGTGAATGCTAGTGAATCCAGATCAGAGAAGAAGCCGAAGAGTGTGAACTTGAATGGCCCACCTACTCGTGTTCTGCTGCTCCGAAACATG GTGGGACCGGGAGAGGTGGATGATGAGCTGGAAGATGAGGTTGCGTCCGAGTGTGCCAAGTATGGGACGGTGACACGGGTCCTGATATTCGAGATCACGGAGCCAGACTTCCCGGTAGACGAGGCGGTCAGGATCTTTGTGCAATTTGAGAGGTCCGAGGAGACGACGAAGGCACTGATCGATCTCGACGGCCGGTTCTTTGGTGGGAGGGTGGTGCGGGCCTCATTCTACGACGAGGAGAGGTTCGGAAGGAACGAGCTGGCTCCGGGGCCGGGCGAAATTCCAGGCTACACTTGA
- the LOC131220765 gene encoding pentatricopeptide repeat-containing protein At4g37170, which yields MAKRKPFPLLKNLFRQSHLSSKPISSSLGRAPSFNPDTGGSIALANRLCREKKFKEAVDVLCQQKRLREAVGILDILDRSGTRPSAPIYAALLQLCLQNRSLDDGRRVHAHTKACGFMPGLFISNRLVDMYSKCGALADARRVFDDMPERDTCSWNTMIAGYAKEGRLHDARRLFDEMPEKDGFSWSTMISGYVRHHQPKEALELYGEMQRGGNDLRCNTFAVSSALAASAASRSLRQGKEIHGHITRNRLAMDAVIWSALSDMYAKCGSIEEARHIFNGTSDGDVVSWTTMIGRYFEGGRREEGFELFSDMLRSGIRPNEFTFTGILNACSTQAAEELGKQVHGHMTRIGFDPFSFAASALVDMYSKCGNVKSARTVFEGMTRPDLVSWTSMIACYAQNGQPEEALRYFELLLKSGTKPDHVTFVGVLSACTHSGLVDKGLEIFKSISEDHGLAYTADHYACIVDLLGRCGRFEEAEEIINKMPMKPDKFLWASLLGGCRIHGNLRLAKRAAEALFVIEPENAATYVTLANIYAAAGRWDEVARIRKMMDDRGVIKKPGSSWIEVKRRAHVFLVGDKSHPKAKEIYGLLEKLSTKMKEEGYIPDTNFVLHDVEEEQKEQNLSHHSEKLAVAFGIIETPPGTPIKVFKNLRICGDCHTAIGFISRITQREIVVRDSNRFHRFKDGICSCGGFW from the coding sequence ATGGCGAAGAGAAAACCATTCCCTCTTTTGAAGAATCTCTTCAGACAATCCCATCTCTCCTCAAAacccatttcttcttctcttggaaGAGCTCCTTCCTTCAATCCCGACACCGGCGGCAGCATCGCTCTCGCTAACCGCCTCTGCAGAGAGAAGAAATTCAAAGAAGCCGTCGACGTCCTCTGCCAGCAGAAGCGCCTGAGAGAAGCCGTCGGCATCCTTGATATCCTCGACCGCTCTGGAACCCGGCCTTCGGCTCCCATCTACGCCGCCCTCCTTCAGCTCTGCCTCCAGAACCGATCCCTTGACGACGGCAGACGGGTCCATGCCCACACCAAGGCCTGCGGCTTCATGCCGGGCCTCTTCATCTCCAACCGCCTAGTCGACATGTACTCCAAGTGCGGCGCACTGGCCGACGCTCGTCGCGTGTTCGATGATATGCCTGAGAGAGATACGTGTTCTTGGAACACCATGATCGCTGGCTACGCGAAGGAGGGCCGCCTTCATGATGCCCGGAgactgttcgatgaaatgcctgagaAGGATGGCTTCTCTTGGAGCACGATGATTTCTGGGTATGTCCGCCACCATCAGCCCAAGGAGGCTTTGGAGCTGTATGGTGAAATGCAGAGAGGTGGCAATGATTTGAGATGTAATACATTTGCGGTCTCTAGCGCTCTAGCTGCTTCTGCGGCCAGCCGCTCTCTAAGGCAGGGGAAGGAGATTCATGGTCATATCACAAGGAACAGATTAGCGATGGATGCTGTCATTTGGAGTGCTCTGTCGGATATGTATGCGAAATGTGGGAGTATAGAAGAGGCTCGTCACATTTTCAATGGGACGTCGGATGGGGATGTTGTTTCTTGGACGACTATGATAGGAAGATACTTCGAGGGCGGAAGGAGGGAAGAGGGTTTTGAGCTTTTCTCAGACATGCTGAGGTCTGGCATCAGACCGAATGAATTCACATTCACCGGTATTTTGAATGCTTGCTCGACTCAAGCGGCCGAAGAGTTAGGGAAGCAGGTTCATGGTCACATGACCCGAATTGGGTTTGATCCATTTTCTTTTGCTGCAAGTGCGCTTGTTGATATGTATTCAAAATGCGGGAACGTCAAAAGTGCAAGGACAGTATTTGAAGGAATGACCCGACCAGATTTAGTCTCATGGACTTCTATGATAGCCTGTTATGCCCAGAATGGCCAACCCGAAGAAGCTCTTCGGTACTTCGAATTGCTACTCAAATCTGGTACCAAACCCGACCACGTAACATTCGTCGGAGTTCTTTCTGCATGTACTCATTCCGGATTAGTCGATAAAGGGCTCGAAATCTTCAAATCAATAAGTGAAGATCATGGACTGGCGTATACAGCTGACCACTATGCTTGCATAGTCGATCTCCTTGGGAGATGCGGCCGATTCGAAGAAGCGGAAGAGATCATTAACAAAATGCCCATGAAGCCTGATAAGTTCTTGTGGGCTTCTTTGCTCGGCGGTTGTAGAATTCATGGAAATCTTAGGCTTGCAAAACGAGCAGCTGAAGCATTGTTTGTGATAGAGCCCGAAAATGCTGCGACTTACGTCACATTGGCGAACATCTACGCCGCTGCAGGAAGGTGGGACGAGGTCGCGAGGATTAGAAAGATGATGGACGACAGAGGGGTGATAAAGAAGCCCGGTTCTAGTTGGATCGAGGTGAAGAGGAGGGCTCATGTGTTCTTGGTGGGAGATAAATCTCACCCGAAAGCGAAGGAAATCTATGGATTGTTGGAGAAACTGTCAACGAAGATGAAGGAAGAAGGGTACATCCCAGACACAAACTTTGTGCTGCACGACGTGGAAGAGGAGCAGAAGGAACAGAACCTGTCGCACCACAGTGAGAAGCTTGCAGTTGCGTTCGGGATCATTGAGACTCCGCCCGGAACTCCCATCAAAGTATTCAAGAACCTACGGATTTGCGGGGATTGCCACACCGCCATTGGGTTCATCTCGAGGATCACTCAGAGGGAGATTGTTGTGAGGGATTCGAACCGGTTCCATCGATTCAAGGATGGGATCTGCTCATGTGGAGGTTTTTGGTAA